Part of the Rhizobium sp. WYJ-E13 genome is shown below.
GACTTCGAGTCACGCCGGATCGCCTGCAATCACGAGTGTAGGAAGCTGCGTGTGATAGCGGAACTTCACGCGCGTAGAGCGCGTTTTTCATGCGTAAATCCACGAAGGAGGGTTTATCATGAAAATGCCTAATCTAGCCCCATCCGCCGTTGCGCTCAGCGCTCTTCTCGCCCTCTCGTCTACCGTTCCTGCGCTGGCGGCTCCCGTTCAGCGGACCAACTTTTCGGTCTCTTCGAACATGGAAATGGTGCAATATAAAAGACATGCCGGTTATTGGCATGGCTATCGCGGCTCCCGCACGGAACGCCCCGGTACCCGTCGTCACTCAGATGGCTACTGGTATCCGCTTGCTGCGTTCGGCGTCGAAGCCGGCACCACGGGCTCAATTGTCGCCAAGCCCATGAACCGTCCCGAACCCAAAACAATGTGCAACCCCACGTTTAATGGTTCGATCGGTCCCGGCAGCATGCCGTGTGATAACGGTTATTAAGCCGGCAAAGAAAAAGGCGGCTAAAACCGCCTTTTTCTTGCGCGCAATCGAATCTCACATATTCGTGATCGTTATTGCCGCGCAGTAGAATATGACAAATCCGGTTCCTAGCTCCTTGGCGTAAATTCCAAACGATTCCTCCCAAGGAGACAAGATGTGATCAACCGAGTGAAAAATGGCCTCGTGGCCGCAGCCTTTGGCGCAATCGTTAGCGTTTCGGCTTTCGCATCTGCCAACGCAGCCCCGGCTCAACAGCCGCAGCATCAGATCGTCAAGCAGCAGAAGAACACAAACACTCGCCAGGAGCCCCGCACGACCGGTTCGGTCAACGGTGCATCCAGTAGCTCCATGCCCTATCAGTACAGCCCGAAGAAGCCGCTCAACATGGCCTGCGGCCTCCGCTTCAATCCGACAAGCAGCTCGGGCTGCAACTACTAAACGCAGTTCGATAGCATAAGGCGAGGGAAAGGGGACCGGGGTCCCCACCCGCGAAAGAGGGCAGCCTCCATGGCTGCCTTTTTCATTCCAAGTGTGCTTCGGTCACGCTATCGAGGGAAAGGCCGGCCCATTTGGTCCAGCATGTCCCTCCCGCCCAGCCAGTCATGGAAGCTCCCATTGTGGAGTTGACGGTTCGATCCGCTTGCGGATCTATGCGATACATTGCATTAAATGCAAAAATGCAGTAGATACAAAAATACACAAAATGTTGACGAGGAAGACCTGCGAAGA
Proteins encoded:
- a CDS encoding cell surface protein; the encoded protein is MKMPNLAPSAVALSALLALSSTVPALAAPVQRTNFSVSSNMEMVQYKRHAGYWHGYRGSRTERPGTRRHSDGYWYPLAAFGVEAGTTGSIVAKPMNRPEPKTMCNPTFNGSIGPGSMPCDNGY